From a single Populus trichocarpa isolate Nisqually-1 chromosome 17, P.trichocarpa_v4.1, whole genome shotgun sequence genomic region:
- the LOC18099390 gene encoding geranylgeranyl pyrophosphate synthase, chloroplastic, whose product MAFSAIFRSFNSSFFLKNSINHLKNPPKTPRGHLYLSTMKFASSNLKQTNQAQEVPSLAFQFKEYMLTKLKQVNEALEEAVPLQHPIKIHEAMRYSLLGNGKRMCPILCIASCELVGGDEELAMPLACALEMVHAMSLIHDDLPCMDNDDLRRGKPTNHKVFGECIAILAGDALLSLAFEHIASKTKNVSPDCVVRAIAELGSAIGSRGVVAGQIVDIDSEGKEVSMKTLEYIHVHKTAKLLEASAVCGAIMGGADDASIERLRKYARSIGLLYQVVDDILDATKSSEELGKTAGKDLASNKATYPKLMGIDEAKKFAAELVEQAKKEIASFDSAKAVPLFHLADYIARRQS is encoded by the coding sequence ATGGCCTTCTCTGCAATATTCCGGAGCTTTaacagttcattttttctcaaaaactcCATCAATCACCTTAAAAATCCACCAAAAACCCCACGAGGCCACCTCTATCTTTCCACCATGAAATTTGCAAGCTCGAATCTGAAGCAAACGAATCAAGCCCAAGAGGTCCCTTCACTTGCATTTCAGTTCAAAGAATACATGCTCACCAAGTTGAAGCAAGTGAACGAAGCACTAGAAGAGGCAGTGCCCTTGCAACACCCCATTAAAATCCATGAAGCAATGAGATATTCTCTCCTTGGTAATGGAAAACGAATGTGTCCGATTTTATGCATTGCTTCATGTGAGTTGGTCGGAGGGGATGAAGAACTAGCGATGCCATTGGCATGTGCTCTAGAGATGGTGCATGCCATGTCACTAATCCACGATGATCTTCCTTGCATGGACAATGATGATCTTAGACGAGGCAAACCCACAAACCATAAAGTATTTGGTGAATGTATTGCAATTCTTGCAGGTGATGCACTCCTATCACTTGCTTTTGAGCACATAGCTAGCAAGACCAAGAACGTTTCGCCAGACTGCGTGGTTCGAGCCATTGCGGAGCTTGGTTCAGCTATTGGGTCAAGAGGTGTAGTAGCAGGCCAGATTGTGGACATTGATAGTGAAGGAAAAGAAGTAAGCATGAAGACGCTAGAGTATATTCATGTCCATAAAACAGCAAAGCTTCTAGAGGCATCTGCTGTTTGTGGGGCAATAATGGGAGGGGCAGATGATGCAAGCATTGAAAGGCTTAGAAAATATGCTAGGTCTATTGGGTTGTTGTATCAGGTGGTGGATGATATATTAGATGCAACCAAGTCCTCAGAGGAGCTAGGAAAGACAGCCGGGAAGGATTTGGCAAGTAACAAGGCTACATATCCCAAGTTGATGGGCATAGATGAGGCCAAGAAATTTGCTGCTGAGTTGGTTGAGCAAgccaaaaaagaaattgctagCTTTGATTCTGCCAAGGCTGTCCCATTGTTCCATTTAGCTGACTACATTGCTAGGCGACAGAGTTAG
- the LOC18099391 gene encoding geranylgeranyl pyrophosphate synthase, chloroplastic has protein sequence MAFFSVTISCYDNLLLKKSINGLYTQPRASLDHIKFFPMKTQATYAANPSFEQSFRAHEENNKPQKVPLPPFGFKEYMIRKGNQVNKALDEAVPLQHPRKIHEAMRYSLLAGGKRVRPILCIASCELVGGDEELAMPTACALEMIHTMSLIHDDLPCMDNDDLRRGMPTSHKVFGEDTAVLAGDALLALAFEHVARNTKNVSSDRMVQALAELGSAVGSKGLVAGQVVDIESEGKEVSLSTLEYIHVHKTAKLLEAAVVCGAIMGGADATSVERLRKYARSIGLLFQVVDDILDMTKSSEELGKTAGKDLTSDKATYPKLIGIDEAKKFAAQLTDQANQELGFYDPVKAAPLYHLASYIASRQN, from the coding sequence ATGGCCTTCTTCTCTGTAACAATTTCTTGCTACGACAATTTACTTCTGAAAAAATCCATCAATGGCCTATACACCCAACCTAGAGCCTCATTAGACCACATCAAGTTTTTTCCCATGAAAACTCAAGCAACCTATGCTGCAAACCCATCTTTCGAGCAATCGTTTAGAGCCCACGAAGAAAACAACAAGCCACAAAAGGTCCCTTTACCGCCATTCGGATTTAAGGAGTACATGATCCGGAAGGGAAATCAAGTGAACAAAGCACTAGATGAGGCAGTGCCCTTGCAACATCCCAGAAAAATCCATGAAGCCATGAGATATTCTCTCCTTGCAGGTGGAAAGCGTGTACGTCCAATTTTATGCATTGCTTCGTGTGAATTAGTGGGAGGAGATGAGGAATTAGCAATGCCAACGGCTTGTGCACTGGAGATGATTCACACCATGTCGCTAATCCATGATGATCTTCCTTGTATGGACAATGATGATCTTAGACGAGGTATGCCCACAAGCCATAAAGTTTTTGGTGAAGATACAGCAGTTCTTGCTGGTGATGCACTCCTAGCACTTGCCTTTGAGCACGTAGCTAGAAATACCAAGAATGTCTCGTCGGACCGCATGGTCCAAGCCCTTGCTGAGCTTGGATCCGCTGTTGGATCGAAAGGTCTTGTGGCAGGTCAGGTTGTGGACATTGAAAGTGAGGGTAAAGAAGTGAGTTTGAGCACACTGGAGTACATTCATGTCCATAAAACAGCAAAGCTTTTAGAGGCAGCAGTTGTTTGTGGGGCAATAATGGGAGGGGCAGATGCTACAAGCGTTGAAAGACTTAGAAAGTATGCTAGATCTATCGGATTGTTGTTTCAGGTGGTGGATGATATATTGGATATGACCAAGTCCTCCGAGGAGCTAGGAAAGACCGCCGGCAAGGATTTGACCAGTGACAAGGCTACATACCCTAAGCTGATCGGCATAGATGAGGCCAAGAAATTTGCTGCCCAGTTGACTGATCAAGCTAATCAAGAACTTGGTTTCTATGATCCTGTTAAGGCTGCCCCATTGTACCATTTGGCTAGCTATATTGCTAGTCGACAAAATTAA